Proteins encoded by one window of Archaeoglobus veneficus SNP6:
- a CDS encoding 4Fe-4S dicluster domain-containing protein codes for MGTCYQCGTCTADCPVARHAEFNPRKLMLEPDGKLSWLCATCFKCYRCPKDVKPYEVLAEFRSRDVKEGSYPAYVRAFVDVVKNYGELDEAALFMRLLRSGKIMDISLILAALRMRRVSLPVKSECASEVRRIFEVVGNA; via the coding sequence ATGGGTACCTGCTACCAGTGCGGGACGTGCACGGCTGACTGTCCGGTTGCGAGACATGCAGAGTTCAATCCAAGGAAGCTGATGCTCGAACCGGATGGAAAACTTAGCTGGCTTTGTGCAACGTGTTTCAAGTGCTACAGGTGTCCGAAAGATGTCAAGCCGTACGAAGTGCTGGCGGAATTCAGGAGCAGAGATGTAAAGGAAGGAAGCTACCCGGCGTACGTTCGAGCTTTCGTTGACGTTGTGAAAAACTACGGTGAGCTGGATGAAGCAGCCCTCTTTATGAGGTTACTGAGATCCGGGAAGATTATGGACATCTCGCTAATCCTTGCTGCCCTCAGGATGAGACGGGTGTCACTGCCTGTAAAATCCGAATGCGCCAGCGAGGTTAGGCGAATATTCGAGGTGGTTGGGAATGCGTAA
- a CDS encoding CoB--CoM heterodisulfide reductase iron-sulfur subunit B family protein, whose protein sequence is MRKFAYFPGCSSKQSAVEYDLSARVVAEKLGIELVDFNANCCGTHVIEEYSKDIWLALNARNLAIAESLGLDVLTLCPACYLNMKKANSMLNTELERINSILAKIGRSYCGKTNVFHIIEAVVEAKPEKDVKFEPSMRVAPYYGCQLLRPPEISGIDDPENPSIFEELLEGIGYHVVDFPAKTDCCGATLLLQNSAIHRSMSLEIIRKAKKAGAECIATLCPLCQFSLEVVQTKTVVPVYPFTRLVGASIGVEGFNVHVFKNL, encoded by the coding sequence ATGCGTAAGTTTGCTTATTTTCCGGGGTGTTCGTCGAAGCAGAGTGCTGTAGAATACGATCTGTCGGCAAGGGTTGTGGCTGAAAAACTCGGAATTGAACTTGTTGACTTCAATGCCAACTGCTGCGGCACACACGTAATCGAGGAGTACAGTAAAGACATCTGGTTAGCTCTGAATGCGAGAAATCTCGCAATAGCCGAATCTCTTGGTCTTGACGTGCTTACTCTGTGCCCGGCGTGCTACCTCAACATGAAGAAGGCGAACTCAATGCTCAATACAGAGCTTGAGAGAATAAACAGCATTTTGGCGAAAATTGGGAGAAGTTATTGTGGAAAAACGAATGTTTTTCACATAATTGAGGCTGTAGTCGAAGCGAAGCCAGAAAAAGATGTTAAATTCGAACCCAGCATGAGAGTTGCGCCCTACTATGGATGCCAGCTTCTCCGCCCGCCAGAGATATCTGGCATCGACGACCCCGAGAATCCCTCAATTTTCGAGGAATTGCTCGAAGGCATCGGCTATCATGTTGTGGACTTTCCTGCAAAGACAGATTGCTGTGGTGCAACACTGTTACTTCAAAATTCGGCCATCCACCGATCCATGTCTCTTGAAATAATCAGAAAGGCAAAAAAAGCTGGGGCAGAATGCATCGCGACACTCTGCCCGCTGTGCCAGTTCTCTCTTGAAGTTGTGCAGACAAAAACGGTTGTGCCTGTATATCCTTTCACCCGGCTCGTTGGGGCATCTATAGGCGTGGAGGGATTCAATGTACACGTTTTTAAAAATTTGTAA
- the cdhA gene encoding CO dehydrogenase/acetyl-CoA synthase complex subunit alpha has product MDLELREGIFVLDEMRNVSIKIGRIIDEEEEKEKEWEPLGPTPKPHILDLRHWDRRLLERYEPIYAPMQDFCNLCTMGPCELSQNKEGACGIDLKTQKARLVTLACLIGASSHTAHARHLVHYLIEKFGHDYPIDLGGDINVEAPNIRLVFGIKPKKLGDLEKVLDYVEQDLVRILHTTHTGQEEDHLDYESKAMHVGMLDHVAMEVADIAQVVAFNYPLGDPNAPLIDIGFGVLETEKPVILVIGHNILPARNIDDYLREHGLEDEVEIAGLCCTAIDTTRYDPKAKIVGTLSYELRAIRSGIPDVVVTDEQCIRADTLRECSKLGIPVIASSEAAARGLPDRTHENPDVIVNDLVSGRAKGVLIRDPDKVGEIAVRVAMEIRKKKGKKPPFMSEEELKTEIDRCTGCMNCVFACPHNLRIDKAMSAAKDGDFSVFKTVEDSCIACGRCEQVCPRDIRIVDVIMKASYDSLVRKTGKMRAGRGPIQDTEIRNVGQPIVMGTIPGIIAPIGCPNYPKARNEIVEIIEEFLKRKFIVVSSGCHAMDLGMYRDEDGKSLYEKYPGAFDAGCLTNVGSCVANSHISGAAIKVANIFAMRPLRANYAEIADYILNRVGAVGLAWGPYSQKAASIATGFNRLGVPAVVGPHAAKYRRAFIGKVWKKEDWWVYDIKSKQRMYVEPCPDALLVVAETKEEAIVQLARLCIRPADTYMGRQIKLTHYIELSKKYLGCLPDDWHLYVRTEADLPLKMKDELLKILEEEHGWKIDWSKKKILEGPIRPYDSGFNPTILEEVFEKYAR; this is encoded by the coding sequence ATGGATCTCGAACTCAGAGAAGGTATATTCGTACTGGATGAGATGAGGAATGTAAGCATAAAAATCGGCAGGATTATTGATGAAGAGGAGGAGAAAGAGAAGGAGTGGGAGCCCCTTGGTCCCACACCAAAACCCCACATTCTCGACTTAAGGCACTGGGATCGCAGACTACTCGAGCGCTACGAGCCAATTTACGCACCGATGCAGGATTTCTGTAACCTTTGCACAATGGGGCCGTGTGAGCTTTCGCAGAACAAGGAGGGTGCTTGTGGAATCGATTTGAAGACCCAGAAAGCGAGGCTTGTAACCCTTGCGTGCCTCATAGGTGCTTCATCCCACACAGCACACGCCAGACACCTCGTCCACTACCTCATCGAGAAGTTTGGTCATGATTATCCAATCGATCTTGGGGGCGATATAAACGTCGAGGCACCGAACATCAGGCTTGTATTCGGAATCAAGCCCAAGAAACTGGGTGACCTCGAAAAAGTTCTCGACTATGTGGAACAGGACCTTGTCAGAATTCTTCATACGACGCATACTGGACAAGAAGAAGACCACCTCGACTACGAGTCAAAAGCAATGCATGTGGGCATGCTTGACCACGTTGCCATGGAAGTTGCAGACATCGCACAGGTTGTAGCATTCAACTATCCTCTCGGCGACCCCAATGCGCCGTTAATTGACATCGGCTTTGGTGTGCTTGAGACAGAAAAACCGGTAATTCTCGTCATAGGACACAACATTCTTCCTGCGAGGAACATAGATGATTATCTGAGGGAGCACGGACTCGAGGATGAGGTTGAAATCGCTGGCCTGTGCTGTACAGCCATCGACACGACTCGCTACGACCCCAAGGCCAAGATAGTTGGAACGCTGAGCTACGAACTGAGAGCGATAAGGTCAGGCATTCCCGATGTGGTTGTTACAGACGAGCAGTGTATAAGAGCAGACACCCTTCGTGAATGCTCCAAGCTCGGAATTCCTGTCATAGCATCATCGGAAGCCGCAGCAAGAGGTCTACCTGACAGAACTCACGAAAACCCCGACGTAATAGTCAACGACCTCGTGAGTGGGAGAGCGAAGGGTGTGCTGATTCGCGATCCGGACAAGGTTGGCGAGATAGCCGTCAGAGTTGCCATGGAGATCAGAAAGAAGAAGGGTAAGAAGCCGCCCTTCATGAGCGAAGAGGAGCTAAAAACCGAGATTGACAGATGTACGGGCTGTATGAACTGTGTTTTTGCCTGTCCACACAATTTAAGGATTGACAAGGCGATGAGTGCTGCGAAAGATGGAGATTTCAGCGTGTTTAAGACTGTCGAGGATTCATGCATTGCATGCGGGCGATGCGAGCAGGTTTGTCCGAGGGACATCAGGATAGTTGACGTTATCATGAAGGCGAGCTACGACAGCCTTGTAAGAAAGACTGGCAAGATGAGAGCTGGAAGAGGTCCAATTCAGGACACTGAAATCAGAAACGTTGGTCAGCCAATAGTTATGGGAACGATTCCGGGAATAATTGCTCCAATAGGCTGTCCCAACTATCCAAAAGCGAGAAACGAAATTGTGGAGATAATCGAGGAATTCCTCAAACGCAAGTTCATTGTTGTCTCATCTGGCTGTCACGCAATGGATTTAGGTATGTACAGAGACGAGGATGGTAAGAGCCTCTACGAAAAGTATCCGGGAGCTTTCGACGCTGGCTGTCTGACAAACGTTGGTAGCTGTGTTGCAAACAGCCACATAAGCGGAGCAGCGATAAAAGTTGCCAACATCTTTGCCATGCGCCCGCTGCGTGCAAACTATGCAGAGATAGCAGACTACATTCTCAACAGAGTTGGAGCCGTCGGCCTTGCATGGGGGCCGTACAGTCAGAAGGCTGCGAGCATCGCAACAGGTTTCAACCGCCTTGGCGTTCCTGCAGTTGTTGGGCCTCATGCTGCCAAGTACCGCAGGGCTTTCATAGGTAAAGTCTGGAAGAAGGAGGACTGGTGGGTTTACGACATAAAGTCGAAACAGCGCATGTACGTCGAGCCGTGCCCAGATGCGCTGCTCGTTGTGGCGGAAACGAAAGAGGAGGCAATCGTACAGCTTGCGAGACTCTGCATAAGACCTGCAGACACGTACATGGGCAGACAGATCAAGCTGACTCACTACATAGAACTCAGCAAGAAGTACCTTGGCTGCCTGCCGGATGACTGGCACCTCTACGTGAGGACAGAAGCAGACCTGCCGCTGAAGATGAAGGACGAACTTCTCAAGATACTCGAAGAAGAGCACGGATGGAAGATAGACTGGAGCAAGAAGAAGATTCTCGAAGGACCAATAAGGCCGTACGACTCCGGATTTAATCCGACGATACTTGAAGAAGTCTTCGAAAAGTACGCGAGGTGA
- the cdhB gene encoding CO dehydrogenase/acetyl-CoA synthase complex subunit epsilon, with protein MAEAKKKVRKPPEKLFNTADIQASRSAKLIKPDVLAKMVGRAKNPVLVTGGKLLEDEKLVEYAVKLYENGVAIIATGASSRPLIERGVEPQACVFTLHHVTQFLLDESWSGFKGEPYDLVLFLGFEPYYLSRMLSALKHFSKLTTVSIDAFYQPHARFSFPNTLDLHHEILEEFVTALGGGSVGKKED; from the coding sequence ATGGCCGAAGCAAAAAAGAAGGTTAGGAAGCCTCCTGAAAAGCTGTTCAACACGGCCGACATTCAGGCCAGCAGATCGGCGAAGCTGATCAAGCCAGATGTACTTGCAAAAATGGTCGGCAGGGCAAAGAACCCTGTACTGGTTACGGGAGGAAAGTTACTTGAGGACGAAAAGCTCGTTGAATATGCGGTAAAACTATACGAGAACGGTGTTGCTATTATCGCAACGGGAGCATCGAGCAGGCCCTTAATCGAGAGGGGTGTTGAGCCGCAGGCGTGTGTTTTCACCCTGCATCACGTTACCCAGTTCTTGCTCGACGAAAGCTGGAGTGGTTTTAAGGGCGAGCCGTACGACCTCGTTCTTTTCCTCGGATTCGAGCCGTACTACCTCTCCAGAATGCTGTCTGCTTTGAAACACTTTTCCAAGCTGACAACGGTTAGTATAGACGCATTCTATCAGCCACACGCAAGGTTCAGCTTCCCGAACACCCTTGATCTGCATCACGAGATTCTTGAGGAGTTTGTTACTGCCCTTGGAGGTGGCAGCGTTGGAAAGAAGGAAGATTGA
- the cdhC gene encoding CO dehydrogenase/CO-methylating acetyl-CoA synthase complex subunit beta, whose protein sequence is MERRKIEIPEGVKTKVSVGEELDFPFDISPMHEGERIRKGEMYVELGGPKQPGFELVVALKPEEVEDMKVTLIGSDLDELEEGKAHPYAMIYYVAGSQVDPDLEPIIERRNHDFQNFIEGYMHLNQRYDVWVRISKEAVKKGLNSLTQIAKATMMLFKNEMPFIEKIEALYITDGELVEKLLKEYAMPIYDERDARIESLHDEDVEEFYSCTLCQSFAPTNVCIISPDRPSLCGAITWFDGRAAARVDPEGPNRAVPKGEVIDPIGGEYTGVNEFAKDESGGECERIKLHSFFEYPHTSCGCFEVIGFYMPEVDGIGWVHRGYGEPAPNGLTFSTMAGQTGGGKQIVGFLGVGVGYFRSKKFIQADGGWYRVVWMPKELKQRIEKYIPEDIRDKIATEEDAKTIDELKEFLKKVNHPVVTGVVRPVDGAKITEGWVEEKKEAEVEKEEMKVEETKPAAPQVSFTPSGISITPPGTPGIKLVIKNANIYIDKIVLRKKKEEE, encoded by the coding sequence TTGGAAAGAAGGAAGATTGAGATTCCGGAAGGAGTTAAGACGAAGGTGAGTGTGGGGGAGGAGCTGGACTTCCCCTTCGACATCTCTCCGATGCATGAAGGAGAGCGCATCAGGAAAGGAGAAATGTACGTGGAACTTGGAGGGCCAAAACAGCCAGGATTCGAGCTTGTAGTCGCTCTAAAGCCTGAAGAAGTCGAGGACATGAAGGTAACGCTCATAGGTAGTGACCTCGACGAACTCGAGGAGGGCAAGGCACATCCGTACGCGATGATATACTATGTTGCGGGCTCGCAGGTTGATCCTGATTTGGAACCAATCATAGAGCGAAGAAATCACGACTTCCAGAACTTCATAGAGGGCTACATGCACCTCAACCAGAGATACGACGTCTGGGTTAGGATAAGCAAGGAAGCTGTCAAGAAGGGACTCAACAGTCTAACCCAGATAGCGAAGGCGACGATGATGCTGTTCAAGAACGAGATGCCGTTTATTGAAAAGATCGAGGCACTATACATCACTGACGGAGAGCTTGTCGAGAAACTGCTGAAAGAGTACGCAATGCCGATATACGATGAAAGAGATGCAAGAATTGAATCGCTCCATGACGAAGATGTCGAGGAGTTCTACTCGTGCACGCTCTGTCAGAGCTTCGCTCCAACCAACGTGTGTATAATAAGTCCCGACCGCCCGTCGCTTTGTGGAGCCATAACGTGGTTCGATGGAAGGGCTGCAGCAAGGGTCGATCCGGAGGGGCCAAACAGAGCCGTGCCCAAGGGCGAGGTCATCGACCCCATTGGCGGTGAGTACACCGGCGTTAACGAATTTGCTAAGGATGAGAGCGGTGGAGAATGCGAGCGCATAAAGCTCCACAGCTTCTTCGAGTATCCGCACACATCCTGCGGGTGTTTCGAGGTTATAGGCTTCTACATGCCGGAAGTCGATGGGATAGGCTGGGTGCACAGGGGCTATGGAGAGCCTGCTCCCAACGGCCTGACGTTCTCCACCATGGCCGGGCAGACGGGTGGAGGAAAGCAGATCGTTGGGTTCCTCGGCGTTGGTGTGGGCTACTTCAGAAGCAAGAAGTTCATACAGGCTGATGGAGGATGGTACAGGGTTGTGTGGATGCCCAAGGAACTCAAGCAGAGAATTGAGAAGTACATACCAGAGGACATTAGGGACAAGATTGCGACTGAGGAGGATGCAAAGACAATTGACGAGCTGAAGGAGTTCCTCAAGAAGGTAAACCATCCGGTCGTTACGGGTGTTGTCAGGCCGGTTGATGGAGCGAAGATAACAGAAGGCTGGGTTGAGGAAAAGAAGGAGGCAGAGGTGGAGAAGGAAGAGATGAAAGTAGAAGAGACAAAGCCAGCAGCTCCACAGGTCTCTTTCACACCATCGGGCATAAGCATAACACCTCCAGGTACGCCGGGGATAAAACTCGTGATAAAGAACGCAAACATTTACATCGACAAGATAGTCCTGAGAAAGAAGAAAGAGGAAGAGTAG